Proteins encoded together in one Nocardioides marinisabuli window:
- a CDS encoding class I SAM-dependent methyltransferase encodes MSDPAPVPASRWAQAGPEATEGFGRRFAELVATGQDVDGEARLADALLPRGGRVLDVGAGMGRVSAALQARGHRVTAVEPDGALVEQCRATYPEVDVVHADLLELDDARVAGVLGDRPHQVDLVVCVGNVVVFLAEGTERRALATMRSRLAPGGRVLVGFHLVGGPEHARSYPPEEFVADVDAAGLRVQHRFGSYELHPPSDEYAVWVLSAAD; translated from the coding sequence GTGAGCGACCCCGCACCGGTGCCGGCGAGTCGCTGGGCCCAGGCCGGCCCCGAGGCCACCGAGGGCTTCGGCCGGCGCTTCGCCGAGCTGGTCGCGACCGGCCAGGACGTCGACGGCGAGGCCCGCCTGGCCGACGCCCTCCTGCCCCGCGGTGGCCGGGTGCTCGACGTCGGGGCCGGGATGGGCCGGGTCAGCGCCGCGCTGCAGGCGCGGGGCCACCGGGTGACCGCCGTCGAGCCCGACGGCGCGCTGGTCGAGCAGTGCCGGGCGACGTACCCGGAGGTCGACGTGGTGCACGCCGACCTGCTCGAGCTCGACGACGCCCGGGTGGCCGGCGTGCTCGGCGACCGGCCGCACCAGGTCGACCTGGTGGTGTGCGTCGGCAACGTCGTGGTCTTCCTCGCCGAGGGCACCGAGCGCCGGGCGCTGGCGACGATGCGGTCCCGGCTGGCGCCGGGCGGGCGCGTCCTGGTCGGGTTCCACCTGGTCGGTGGCCCCGAGCACGCCCGCAGCTACCCGCCCGAGGAGTTCGTCGCCGACGTCGACGCCGCGGGGCTGCGCGTGCAGCACCGCTTCGGCTCCTACGAGCTGCACCCGCCCTCCGACGAGTACGCCGTGTGGGTGCTCAGCGCCGCCGACTGA
- a CDS encoding MFS transporter, whose product MPSQRPGPDATGGPSGPSGERARAVGRGLGTGARATARGAAGAARGATRATTRAGRYVGRQAQRAANAEGAEQSGLNRLFYLHFFNTAGDAAVAISLAGSLFFTVPSGEARGQVALFLGLTMLPFAIVAPLIGPFLDRFSHGRRWAIGSTMAMRAFLCWGLAGAVTGESAWLFAAALGVLVSSKAYGVTRAAAVPRLLPAGISLVKANGRVSLSGILGATISAPIAGLASLAGPEWSLRYAFVIFVVATVFAIRLPERVDSSVGEEVLVLMAPGDTVRVSAPAPGERLAPPRAGARPRTRIPTSVAFALRANCGPRWLSGFLLMFMAFLLRENPPETGLRAEVLVGIVVAAAGLGNAGGVAIASLLRNLHPGTTVVVVLVLDAAAALLATLFYGVLPLVVLGLCAGLAQSLAKFCLDATIQSDVPTKVQASAFARSDTTLQLAWVVGGFVGIALPLDPARLGLGVAFAVLSAWTFFVLAGRSRRYPGEVPVTG is encoded by the coding sequence ATGCCCTCGCAGCGCCCCGGTCCCGACGCCACGGGGGGCCCGTCGGGGCCCTCCGGCGAGCGTGCCCGTGCGGTCGGGCGGGGGCTGGGCACGGGGGCCCGGGCCACCGCGCGAGGTGCCGCCGGCGCGGCCCGCGGGGCAACCCGCGCCACCACCAGGGCCGGACGCTACGTCGGTCGCCAGGCCCAGCGCGCCGCGAACGCCGAGGGGGCCGAGCAGTCGGGCCTCAACCGGCTGTTCTACCTGCACTTCTTCAACACCGCCGGCGACGCCGCGGTGGCCATCTCGCTGGCCGGCAGCCTCTTCTTCACCGTGCCCTCGGGCGAGGCCCGGGGCCAGGTCGCGCTGTTCCTGGGGCTGACGATGCTGCCCTTCGCCATCGTGGCGCCGCTGATCGGCCCGTTCCTGGACCGCTTCAGCCACGGCCGCCGCTGGGCGATCGGCTCGACGATGGCCATGCGCGCCTTCCTGTGCTGGGGGCTGGCCGGCGCGGTGACCGGGGAGTCGGCGTGGCTCTTCGCGGCCGCCCTCGGCGTCCTGGTCTCCTCCAAGGCCTACGGCGTCACCCGGGCCGCCGCGGTGCCCCGCCTGCTGCCCGCGGGCATCTCCCTGGTCAAGGCCAACGGCCGCGTCTCGCTCTCGGGCATCCTCGGCGCCACCATCTCCGCCCCGATCGCGGGGCTCGCCTCACTTGCGGGCCCGGAGTGGTCGCTGCGCTACGCGTTCGTGATCTTCGTGGTGGCCACCGTCTTCGCGATCCGGCTGCCCGAGCGGGTCGACTCCTCGGTCGGCGAGGAGGTGCTGGTGCTGATGGCGCCCGGCGACACGGTGCGCGTCAGCGCCCCGGCACCCGGTGAGCGGCTCGCCCCGCCCCGCGCCGGCGCCCGGCCCCGCACCCGCATCCCGACCTCGGTGGCGTTCGCCCTGCGGGCCAACTGCGGGCCACGCTGGCTCAGCGGCTTCCTGCTGATGTTCATGGCGTTCCTGCTGCGCGAGAACCCGCCCGAGACCGGGCTGCGCGCCGAGGTGCTGGTGGGGATCGTGGTGGCCGCCGCCGGCCTCGGCAACGCCGGCGGGGTGGCGATCGCCTCCCTGCTGCGCAACCTGCACCCCGGCACCACCGTCGTGGTCGTGCTCGTCCTCGACGCCGCGGCCGCCCTGCTGGCCACCCTGTTCTACGGCGTGCTGCCGCTGGTGGTGCTGGGCCTGTGCGCCGGACTGGCCCAGTCGCTGGCCAAGTTCTGCCTCGACGCCACCATCCAGAGCGACGTACCGACCAAGGTGCAGGCCAGCGCCTTCGCCCGCAGCGACACCACCCTCCAGCTGGCCTGGGTCGTCGGCGGCTTCGTCGGCATCGCCCTGCCCCTCGACCCCGCCCGCCTCGGCCTGGGCGTCGCCTTCGCGGTGCTCTCGGCCTGGACCTTCTTCGTCCTGGCCGGGCGCAGCAGGCGCTACCCCGGCGAGGTGCCCGTCACCGGGTGA
- a CDS encoding DUF3027 domain-containing protein, producing the protein MSTIARVKPDAVAVAAAEVAREALVSDVGAAVVGEHLGHLVEAERVVTHQFACTQPGYVGWRWSVTVARAPRQKHVTVDEVVLIPGDEAIVAPPWVPYRERMQPGDMGPGDLLPVDDDDPRLVPTYSFGDDPLDPDEKAQVRQVAQDLGLGRVRTLSPEGRDMAAQRWYDSDQGPGSAIAKQAPQSCWSCGFLMRLAGPLSETFGVCANGDANDDGRVVSLDHGCGAHSEVRLAKKHEPQPLPEHVFDTLALDPLDAGR; encoded by the coding sequence GTGAGCACCATCGCCCGGGTCAAGCCCGATGCCGTCGCCGTCGCCGCCGCCGAGGTGGCGCGCGAGGCCCTCGTCTCCGACGTGGGTGCTGCCGTCGTCGGTGAGCACCTCGGTCACCTCGTCGAGGCCGAGCGCGTCGTCACCCACCAGTTCGCCTGCACCCAGCCGGGGTACGTCGGGTGGCGCTGGTCGGTGACCGTGGCGCGCGCGCCGCGCCAGAAGCACGTGACCGTCGACGAGGTCGTGCTGATCCCCGGCGACGAGGCGATCGTCGCGCCGCCGTGGGTGCCCTACCGCGAGCGGATGCAGCCCGGCGACATGGGCCCCGGCGACCTGCTGCCGGTCGACGACGACGACCCGCGCCTGGTGCCGACCTACTCCTTCGGCGACGACCCGCTCGACCCCGACGAGAAGGCGCAGGTGCGCCAGGTGGCGCAGGACCTCGGTCTGGGCCGGGTGCGCACCCTCTCGCCCGAGGGGCGGGACATGGCGGCCCAGCGCTGGTACGACAGCGACCAGGGCCCGGGGTCGGCGATCGCCAAGCAGGCCCCGCAGAGCTGCTGGTCGTGCGGGTTCCTGATGCGCCTGGCCGGGCCGCTGTCGGAGACGTTCGGCGTCTGCGCCAACGGCGACGCCAACGACGACGGGCGGGTCGTGTCGCTCGACCACGGCTGCGGGGCGCACTCGGAGGTGCGCCTGGCCAAGAAGCACGAGCCGCAGCCGCTGCCCGAGCACGTCTTCGACACCCTCGCGCTCGACCCGCTCGACGCCGGTCGCTGA
- a CDS encoding cold-shock protein, with amino-acid sequence MPRGKVKWYDADKGFGFLSQEDGPDVHVRAEALPEGSTTLKAGTRVEFGIAQGRRGDQALQVRVLDQPASVSRNQQAARRKRPDDMAPIVEDLIRLLDGVSETYRHGRHPDARTAAPTAKLLRALADELER; translated from the coding sequence GTGCCCAGAGGCAAGGTGAAGTGGTACGACGCCGACAAGGGCTTCGGCTTCCTGTCCCAGGAGGACGGGCCCGACGTGCACGTGCGCGCCGAGGCCCTCCCCGAGGGCTCGACGACCCTCAAGGCCGGCACCCGGGTCGAGTTCGGCATCGCCCAGGGCCGCCGCGGCGACCAGGCGCTGCAGGTGCGCGTGCTCGACCAGCCCGCCTCGGTCAGCCGCAACCAGCAGGCCGCGCGCCGCAAGCGCCCCGACGACATGGCGCCGATCGTGGAGGACCTGATCCGCCTGCTCGACGGCGTCAGCGAGACCTACCGCCACGGCCGCCACCCCGACGCGCGTACGGCCGCCCCCACCGCGAAGCTGCTGCGCGCCCTCGCCGACGAGCTCGAGCGCTGA
- a CDS encoding M50 family metallopeptidase, with the protein MLAAGYLAPAGVGLGAALLLADGRGLALLWLLVALLVSLLVWVRNGYGVLVLLAFGAGVVAVTWWAPPLAQSVLAHLVAWLLLLAAPRPLLELWGRGARGRRGSDPDQLARLTRLPSVVWVLLMLLANIAGLVVGVATLAPDLLQR; encoded by the coding sequence ATGCTCGCCGCCGGCTACCTGGCGCCCGCCGGGGTCGGTCTGGGCGCGGCGCTGCTGCTGGCCGACGGGCGCGGGCTGGCGCTGCTGTGGCTGCTGGTCGCCCTCCTGGTCTCGCTGCTGGTCTGGGTCCGCAACGGGTACGGCGTCCTGGTGCTGCTGGCGTTCGGCGCCGGCGTGGTGGCGGTGACCTGGTGGGCGCCACCGCTGGCCCAGTCGGTGCTGGCCCACCTGGTCGCGTGGCTGCTGCTGCTCGCGGCGCCACGCCCGCTGCTGGAGCTGTGGGGCCGCGGCGCCCGTGGGCGTCGCGGCTCCGACCCCGACCAGCTGGCGCGCCTGACCCGGCTGCCGTCGGTGGTCTGGGTGCTGCTGATGCTGCTGGCCAACATCGCCGGGCTCGTCGTCGGCGTCGCGACCCTCGCGCCCGACCTGCTGCAGCGCTGA